In Leptospira stimsonii, the following proteins share a genomic window:
- a CDS encoding glycosyltransferase family 2 protein produces the protein MSQFFNSKDLCVLTPTKDRPNKIVNLLNSLTKQTAPVGRIIVVASGQDIRDVVEKYSKQLPLEYYFCEPPGQVRQRKLGVSKLDSRTKLVATLDDDIVLEPDAIERIVQFWNVIEPETAGVGFNIVNIAGHKFSFFKSLFYCDSKFPGLVLESGFPTSITDVKENVRTEWLNGGATIWRQDILIENIHKKDLNAKWAPCEDLIFSYPIGKLFPLYVCADSRVIHDDIVVNNLSQDELWYRGRSLAMWMIYFVSQNLDTLSIAKSSVALIAMSVYNLFKYSFTGNLRLLSMEVGRLSGLFGAVIQILRKRDVSELLR, from the coding sequence ATGTCTCAGTTTTTTAATAGTAAAGATCTCTGTGTGCTTACTCCGACAAAAGATCGTCCGAATAAGATTGTAAATTTACTCAATAGCCTCACGAAACAGACTGCACCGGTTGGCCGAATTATTGTCGTTGCTAGCGGTCAAGACATCAGGGACGTCGTCGAAAAATATTCAAAACAACTTCCGCTTGAATACTATTTTTGCGAACCGCCAGGACAAGTTCGGCAGAGAAAATTAGGTGTCAGCAAATTGGATTCTCGTACAAAATTAGTAGCGACGTTGGACGACGACATTGTTCTTGAACCTGATGCAATCGAACGAATAGTTCAGTTTTGGAATGTAATAGAACCAGAGACTGCTGGCGTGGGCTTTAATATCGTAAATATTGCAGGTCACAAGTTTAGCTTTTTTAAAAGTCTTTTCTATTGTGATTCTAAATTTCCAGGGCTTGTATTAGAGAGCGGTTTTCCAACGTCGATCACGGATGTTAAAGAGAATGTTCGGACGGAATGGTTGAATGGAGGCGCAACGATTTGGAGACAGGATATTCTCATAGAAAATATACATAAGAAAGATTTGAACGCGAAGTGGGCTCCCTGTGAAGATTTGATTTTCAGTTATCCAATAGGCAAATTATTTCCGCTATATGTTTGCGCAGATTCAAGAGTCATACATGATGACATTGTGGTAAATAATCTAAGTCAGGATGAGCTGTGGTATAGAGGACGATCATTAGCTATGTGGATGATTTATTTTGTTTCCCAAAATCTAGATACTCTGAGCATTGCGAAATCGTCTGTGGCTTTAATCGCTATGTCCGTTTATAACTTATTCAAATATTCCTTTACAGGCAATTTAAGACTTCTCTCAATGGAAGTTGGTAGATTGAGTGGCTTATTTGGTGCAGTAATTCAAATATTAAGAAAACGAGATGTTTCTGAACTCCTTCGATAA
- a CDS encoding TIGR04326 family surface carbohydrate biosynthesis protein codes for MNRSITLWCHDEEPTQKENIWYWARYNQDRNEVSIPAYLEENSDRLRSEYITFIYDLSEATVKGVGIRQWLDLGDGFSYWWMTYLSEKSPFKSPTIYDCLRILAFEELLLIRKPIEVILESSDSSLHKSIRQLCKELKIQFKRGSSKRGRVKYSLKRIYYALPFFLQAILSLRLLFVKWPLRKIQTPNWFSGDRNVFFCSYFFNLDRKASNEGRFHSHQWESLPKHILKNGFHSNWLHHILFSPGMPSVNIATEWVTKYNVNSETEGIHSFIETYLTWKILFRVFAKWILLNILSWRLRSISSFFYSKNFKVWLWPHLKRDWQISMTGPAAINNLLWYELFDSVLKSIPHQKIGFYLWENQGWETAFLRAWKKYGHGKIIGVPHATVVYWHLNNFDDPRSFDKGRKLPKPVPDYLAINGPVAKNAFLNSGFPKERLLEVEALRFQYLSDSENLKQKKRKPKNKDALLKVLILGDFTLERTLKMLRCMEEALLLAKTSIVIVLKPHPFCKIDEKTYPTLTFEIIEKPISEILPDYDFAFSSNTSSAGLDALLGGIPLVVYIDGKDFNHSPLRGLDGIRFVGNPKDLIDSFQEMKVKGVSWSTTDFFWLDSDLPRWTQVVNRFESEKVN; via the coding sequence ATGAATAGATCCATAACATTATGGTGTCATGACGAGGAACCGACTCAAAAAGAAAATATTTGGTATTGGGCACGATATAATCAAGATCGAAATGAGGTTTCGATTCCAGCTTATTTGGAAGAAAACTCGGATCGCCTTCGATCGGAATATATAACGTTCATATACGATTTATCCGAAGCTACCGTTAAAGGAGTTGGAATTAGGCAATGGCTTGATTTGGGGGATGGATTTAGTTATTGGTGGATGACCTACCTTTCGGAAAAAAGTCCATTTAAGTCTCCTACTATTTATGATTGTTTGAGAATCCTTGCCTTTGAGGAATTACTCTTAATTCGAAAGCCGATCGAAGTGATTTTAGAGAGTTCTGATTCCTCACTTCATAAGAGTATTCGTCAACTCTGTAAGGAACTGAAGATACAGTTCAAACGCGGGTCGTCAAAAAGAGGAAGAGTAAAATATTCTTTAAAACGTATTTACTACGCACTTCCATTTTTTCTTCAAGCAATTTTGAGCCTGAGGCTTCTTTTTGTAAAATGGCCTTTGCGGAAGATTCAAACACCTAACTGGTTTTCGGGCGATCGGAATGTATTTTTTTGCTCCTATTTTTTTAATCTGGATCGCAAAGCGAGCAACGAAGGACGATTCCATTCTCACCAATGGGAAAGTTTACCAAAGCATATATTAAAGAATGGCTTTCATTCTAATTGGCTTCATCATATTCTTTTCAGCCCGGGAATGCCGAGCGTAAACATTGCAACAGAATGGGTAACAAAATATAACGTAAATAGCGAAACTGAAGGCATCCACAGTTTTATAGAGACATACTTGACTTGGAAGATTCTTTTCCGAGTTTTCGCAAAATGGATACTACTGAATATTCTTTCCTGGAGATTGCGAAGCATTTCTTCGTTCTTCTACTCCAAAAATTTTAAAGTTTGGCTCTGGCCGCATTTAAAACGCGATTGGCAAATCAGCATGACTGGTCCAGCCGCAATCAATAATTTACTCTGGTATGAACTTTTCGATAGCGTTCTCAAGAGTATTCCGCATCAGAAAATCGGTTTTTATCTTTGGGAGAATCAAGGTTGGGAAACTGCATTCTTACGGGCATGGAAGAAATACGGACATGGAAAAATTATCGGTGTTCCCCACGCGACAGTCGTCTATTGGCATTTGAATAATTTCGATGATCCTCGAAGTTTTGATAAAGGAAGAAAATTACCGAAACCGGTTCCTGACTATTTAGCAATAAACGGACCGGTTGCTAAAAATGCTTTTTTGAATTCTGGTTTTCCTAAAGAAAGACTTTTGGAAGTTGAGGCTTTGCGTTTTCAGTATCTATCCGATTCCGAAAACTTGAAACAAAAGAAAAGAAAACCCAAAAACAAGGATGCACTTCTTAAAGTTTTAATTCTAGGTGATTTTACTTTGGAGAGAACTCTGAAAATGCTACGTTGTATGGAAGAAGCGCTTCTTCTGGCTAAAACTTCAATCGTAATAGTTCTAAAGCCTCACCCATTTTGTAAGATTGATGAGAAGACATATCCAACTCTCACTTTTGAAATTATCGAAAAGCCAATTTCGGAAATTTTACCAGATTATGACTTTGCATTTTCAAGCAATACCTCCTCCGCAGGTTTGGATGCATTGTTGGGTGGAATCCCATTAGTCGTTTATATCGACGGAAAAGATTTTAATCATAGTCCACTCAGAGGCTTGGATGGAATTCGATTCGTCGGTAATCCAAAAGACTTGATCGATTCCTTTCAAGAAATGAAAGTTAAAGGAGTTTCTTGGTCAACGACTGATTTTTTCTGGTTGGATTCGGACCTTCCGAGATGGACTCAGGTTGTGAATCGATTTGAGTCAGAGAAGGTAAATTAG
- a CDS encoding class I SAM-dependent methyltransferase translates to MKVEKRYLDGSYIKNNPNWDREDSPWKAEKVDSILKKFKIEPKSICEIGCGTGDTLAYLGNKYPFSKLVGYDVSPQLRSFWNSIVKNPSYRNRIKFYLGDFVSLNKRKHDVLLMLDVFEHVRDPFTFLENASKCAEFFVFHIPLDLSVISVLRNTPLMNVRHKVGHLHFYNKDLALETLIDSGFEILHWAYTRASLTSPNRSLKTKLMSIPRYLLYLINKDIGVRIFGGETLIVLAKAK, encoded by the coding sequence ATGAAAGTTGAAAAAAGATACTTAGACGGAAGTTATATAAAAAATAATCCAAATTGGGATCGTGAGGATTCGCCTTGGAAAGCAGAGAAAGTAGATTCGATTCTTAAGAAGTTTAAGATTGAGCCTAAATCAATATGCGAAATCGGATGTGGAACTGGCGATACCCTCGCGTATTTAGGAAATAAATATCCTTTCTCAAAGCTTGTTGGTTACGATGTTTCCCCCCAACTCCGATCTTTTTGGAATAGCATTGTTAAAAACCCCAGTTACCGGAACCGAATAAAATTTTATCTTGGAGACTTTGTATCGTTAAATAAAAGAAAACATGATGTTTTACTGATGCTGGATGTATTTGAACACGTAAGGGATCCGTTTACTTTTCTAGAAAACGCCTCTAAATGTGCAGAATTTTTTGTCTTTCATATTCCGCTTGATCTAAGCGTTATTTCTGTTCTGCGGAATACCCCTTTGATGAATGTACGTCATAAAGTTGGGCATTTACATTTTTACAATAAAGATTTAGCTCTTGAAACTCTTATAGATTCAGGTTTTGAGATTCTGCATTGGGCTTATACCCGAGCATCGCTGACTTCTCCGAATCGTTCTTTGAAGACTAAACTTATGAGTATTCCAAGATATTTACTCTATTTAATTAATAAAGATATCGGAGTAAGAATTTTCGGAGGCGAGACACTAATCGTTTTAGCAAAAGCAAAATGA
- a CDS encoding nucleoside-diphosphate sugar epimerase/dehydratase, with amino-acid sequence MFDNKVLMITGGTGSFGNTVLKRFLGTNVREIRIFSRDEKKQEDMRISLSNQKVKFYIGDVRDYDSISQAMVGVDYIFHAAALKQVPSCEFYPMEAIKTNVIGTENVLTAAIANQVQRVVLLSTDKAVYPINAMGISKAMAEKLLVARSRTVKEDGTVLCATRYGNVMASRGSVIPLFVEQIKKNLPLTVTDPSMTRFLMSLEDSVDLVLHAFVHGQQGDIFIQKSPSSTVQDLAEALLEIYNKKNPISVIGTRHGEKLYESLVSREEMAKAEDMGRYFRIPADNRDLNYNKYFIEGEQKVSEFDDYTSHNTKRLNVPEIKELLLKLDYIQETLNA; translated from the coding sequence ATGTTTGACAATAAAGTTTTAATGATTACCGGCGGCACTGGCTCCTTTGGAAATACCGTTCTAAAACGTTTTTTGGGAACAAACGTCCGTGAGATTCGGATCTTTAGCCGTGACGAGAAAAAACAGGAAGATATGCGGATTTCTTTGTCAAACCAGAAGGTAAAATTCTACATAGGCGACGTAAGGGATTACGATAGTATCTCTCAGGCCATGGTTGGTGTGGACTATATCTTTCACGCGGCCGCCCTAAAACAAGTTCCCTCTTGCGAATTTTATCCAATGGAAGCGATCAAGACAAACGTAATCGGAACCGAGAACGTACTTACTGCGGCAATCGCAAATCAAGTGCAAAGAGTCGTATTGTTGAGCACGGATAAGGCGGTTTATCCGATCAACGCGATGGGAATTTCCAAAGCGATGGCGGAGAAACTTTTAGTAGCCAGATCGAGAACCGTGAAAGAAGACGGAACGGTTCTTTGTGCAACTCGTTATGGGAATGTGATGGCTTCCAGAGGTTCCGTAATTCCTCTGTTTGTTGAGCAGATTAAGAAGAATTTACCTTTGACGGTAACGGATCCGAGTATGACCCGATTTCTAATGTCTCTTGAGGATTCCGTGGACCTCGTCCTTCACGCATTCGTTCATGGCCAGCAAGGGGATATATTTATTCAAAAGTCGCCTTCATCGACCGTTCAAGATTTGGCGGAGGCTCTATTAGAAATTTATAATAAAAAAAATCCCATTTCAGTCATAGGGACGAGACACGGAGAAAAACTTTACGAATCCCTAGTCTCTCGCGAGGAGATGGCCAAGGCGGAAGATATGGGAAGATATTTTCGAATTCCTGCGGACAATCGAGATTTGAATTATAATAAATACTTTATAGAAGGTGAGCAAAAAGTTTCCGAGTTTGACGACTATACTTCGCATAATACGAAAAGATTGAATGTACCGGAAATCAAGGAGTTGCTCCTCAAACTGGATTATATTCAAGAGACTCTCAATGCTTAA
- a CDS encoding glycosyltransferase family 4 protein, producing the protein MVLGIDASNIRIGGGVTHLVEILKVANPSKFGISTIHVWGRSKTLDQIGNKVWLIKHYEPFLERSLFYRIYWSKFILPKRLKQMSVEALFIPGGTYLGNFQPFITMSQNLLPFEWTELRRYGFSLATLKLMLLFVTQSMTFRKATGVIFLTEFARNAVLKKCRLNLNKTTIVYHGINEKFFQVPREQRNIQSCSTKKPFRILYVSFIGPYKHQWNLIRAVSKMRKAGYPLQLELIGSPDDKKSMRKLTSAMQAEDPTNEFIHYFKAISYAEIERKYKEADLFAFLSSCETFGQIVTEAMAAGLPIACSNLSAMPEILGSAGHYFDPLKIDSIEITLKEMIESVNLRKVLAESAFQSAKKYSWEKAADQTFEFIGRMIRN; encoded by the coding sequence ATGGTATTGGGGATTGACGCTTCAAATATTCGTATCGGAGGTGGGGTGACTCATTTAGTTGAGATTCTTAAGGTTGCAAACCCGTCTAAATTTGGAATTTCAACAATTCATGTGTGGGGAAGATCAAAAACCCTAGATCAAATTGGAAACAAGGTATGGTTAATTAAGCATTACGAGCCTTTTTTGGAAAGATCCTTATTCTATAGAATCTATTGGAGTAAGTTTATTTTACCAAAACGTTTGAAACAAATGAGTGTAGAGGCTCTATTCATACCTGGAGGAACTTATTTAGGAAATTTTCAACCTTTCATAACCATGAGTCAAAATCTCCTTCCTTTTGAATGGACTGAACTGAGACGTTATGGTTTTTCGCTGGCGACGTTGAAGTTAATGCTTCTATTTGTGACGCAAAGCATGACTTTTCGCAAAGCAACTGGCGTAATCTTTTTAACTGAATTTGCAAGAAACGCGGTCTTAAAAAAATGCCGTTTAAATCTGAATAAGACGACCATCGTTTACCACGGGATCAATGAAAAATTCTTTCAGGTTCCGCGTGAACAAAGAAACATCCAGTCGTGTTCCACAAAAAAACCATTTCGTATTCTTTATGTTTCTTTTATTGGTCCGTACAAACATCAATGGAATCTCATTCGCGCGGTAAGCAAGATGAGGAAGGCCGGATATCCGTTACAATTGGAATTGATCGGTAGTCCGGATGATAAGAAATCCATGAGAAAACTTACAAGTGCGATGCAAGCAGAAGATCCTACGAATGAATTTATACATTATTTTAAAGCGATTTCATACGCAGAGATCGAAAGAAAATACAAGGAGGCGGATTTGTTTGCTTTCTTGTCATCCTGTGAGACTTTTGGTCAGATTGTTACGGAAGCGATGGCCGCCGGATTGCCAATCGCCTGTTCAAACCTTTCTGCTATGCCTGAAATTTTAGGATCTGCCGGTCATTATTTCGATCCATTAAAGATTGACTCCATTGAAATTACGTTAAAAGAAATGATCGAGTCGGTAAATTTGAGAAAAGTGTTAGCCGAGTCTGCGTTCCAATCTGCTAAAAAATATTCTTGGGAGAAAGCGGCAGATCAAACATTCGAATTTATTGGAAGAATGATTCGCAATTAG
- a CDS encoding dTDP-4-dehydrorhamnose reductase family protein — translation MNSPKRVLILGVSGMLGSAIFRILSKDTHLHVEGTCRQLEILKYFSNEERVRIHANVDVLNNDDLVALFSKSKPNIVINCVGIIKQHGSAKNPLEVLPINSLLPYRLSNLCNLSNARLILISTDCVFNGRKGNYTESDLPNAEDLYGKSKEIGEITDQTNVLTIRTSIIGHELNSNYSLVNWFLSQNHEVKGFTKAIFSGLPTCEIAEIIGKLILPNDALHGLYHISSNPISKFDLLKLIAEIYGKKINIIPSDELIIDRSLDSSKFREETSYSPRSWGDLIFMMKAYKQKYLDTINV, via the coding sequence ATGAATTCTCCAAAGAGAGTGTTGATATTAGGTGTCTCGGGAATGCTAGGAAGCGCCATTTTTAGAATCCTTTCTAAAGATACACATTTGCACGTCGAAGGCACTTGTCGGCAATTAGAAATTTTAAAGTATTTTTCCAACGAAGAACGAGTGAGGATTCATGCCAATGTTGATGTGCTCAATAACGACGACTTGGTAGCGTTGTTCTCTAAATCGAAACCAAATATTGTCATTAATTGTGTTGGAATCATAAAACAGCATGGTAGCGCTAAAAATCCGCTCGAAGTATTACCCATTAATTCCTTATTGCCTTATCGTCTTTCGAATCTCTGCAATTTATCAAATGCAAGGTTGATTTTAATCAGCACTGACTGTGTTTTTAATGGAAGGAAGGGGAACTATACCGAAAGTGATTTACCAAACGCGGAAGATCTGTATGGGAAATCTAAGGAAATCGGGGAAATCACTGACCAAACGAATGTGCTTACGATAAGAACTTCGATCATTGGTCATGAACTCAATTCTAATTATTCCTTAGTTAATTGGTTCCTTTCGCAGAATCACGAAGTGAAAGGATTCACTAAAGCGATTTTTTCGGGTCTTCCTACATGTGAAATCGCAGAAATTATCGGAAAGCTCATTCTTCCGAACGATGCGCTTCACGGTCTCTATCATATTTCTTCGAACCCTATTTCTAAATTCGATTTGTTGAAGCTCATTGCAGAAATATATGGAAAGAAAATAAACATAATCCCGAGCGACGAACTCATTATCGATAGATCTCTGGACTCGAGTAAGTTTAGAGAAGAAACCTCTTACTCTCCGAGGTCCTGGGGCGATTTAATTTTTATGATGAAAGCTTATAAACAAAAATATTTGGATACGATCAATGTTTGA